In Ectothiorhodospira sp. BSL-9, a single window of DNA contains:
- a CDS encoding ExeA family protein — MNSKLLALYGLKWNPFATEIPVEALYVPARVEDFYWRIEQGLVREGGFAMINGDPGTGKSVVLRLIAERLARLPDLTVVAIHHPQSQLADFYREMGDLFGVPLRPHNRWGGFKALRENWFAHLDTTRRRAVLLIDEAQEMSPAVLSELRLMASARFDSQTLLCVILAGDARLPEKLRREELIPLGSRIRTRLVTEAASREELLACLQHLLNTAGNASLMTPTLQHTLCDHAIGNYRLLTTLAAELLAVAAQRDLPQLDEKLYLDVFAPAEKPTPRRAAASR; from the coding sequence ATGAACTCGAAATTACTGGCCCTCTATGGGCTGAAGTGGAACCCATTCGCCACCGAAATCCCGGTCGAGGCGCTCTATGTGCCCGCACGCGTCGAGGACTTCTACTGGCGCATCGAACAGGGCCTGGTCCGCGAAGGCGGCTTCGCCATGATCAACGGCGACCCCGGCACCGGCAAGAGCGTGGTTCTGCGCCTGATCGCGGAACGCCTGGCACGGCTGCCCGATCTCACCGTCGTCGCCATCCATCATCCGCAGAGCCAGTTGGCCGACTTCTACCGCGAGATGGGCGATCTCTTCGGCGTCCCCCTGCGCCCACACAACCGCTGGGGCGGCTTCAAGGCCTTGCGCGAGAACTGGTTCGCGCATCTGGACACCACCCGCCGGCGCGCAGTGCTCCTGATCGACGAAGCCCAGGAAATGAGTCCCGCGGTCCTGTCCGAACTGCGCCTGATGGCCAGCGCCCGCTTCGACTCACAGACGCTCTTGTGCGTGATCCTTGCCGGCGATGCCCGCCTGCCCGAGAAGCTGCGCCGCGAGGAACTGATCCCGCTCGGCTCCCGCATCCGCACCCGTCTGGTCACCGAAGCGGCCAGCCGCGAGGAACTCCTGGCTTGCCTGCAGCATCTGCTCAACACCGCCGGCAACGCCAGCCTGATGACGCCCACGCTCCAGCACACCCTGTGTGACCACGCCATCGGCAACTACCGCCTGCTCACCACCCTGGCCGCCGAACTGCTCGCCGTGGCCGCCCAGCGCGATCTGCCGCAGCTCGACGAGAAACTCTACCTCGACGTGTTCGCCCCCGCAGAAAAACCCACTCCGCGCCGTGCCGCCGCAAGCCGTTGA
- a CDS encoding DDE-type integrase/transposase/recombinase has product MHPPNDPLLRDRWARLRFSIIGPLFAAPPEPGALRAALAALAERVWRHPVTGTEVRFGVSTLERWYYAARSAPDPVAALRNQRRPHGHFTAMTPAVIAALVQQYREHPGWTVQLHFDNLCVDLADSEVCMPSYPTVRRYLKAHGMFRQARPKCATDGAILARDRFAALEVRSYELDHVCALWHLDFHHGSRKVLTREGAWVKPYLLGILDDRSRLICHLQWYLDETAQSLVHGLSQALMKRGLPRALMTDNGAAMIAEETVAGLQRLGVLHQTTLPYSPYQNGKQESLWGRIEGRLMPMLEGQTPLTLDVLNQTTQAWAEQEYHRTRHSELDTTPLKRYLAGPNVSRDCPPVAALADAFRVEVTRRQRRSDGTVSLEGQRFEIPARYQHLDRVSLRYARWDRTRVDLVDPRTGTVLCPVLPLDKSANANAQRRVRPPAARALTPLPPSGMAPLLRQLLADYAATGLPPAYLPTPDPEEDSA; this is encoded by the coding sequence GTGCATCCACCGAACGATCCTCTGTTGCGTGATCGATGGGCGCGCTTGCGCTTCTCGATCATTGGTCCCTTGTTCGCCGCACCGCCGGAACCGGGAGCATTGCGGGCGGCACTGGCGGCGTTGGCCGAGCGCGTCTGGCGCCATCCCGTCACCGGCACCGAGGTGCGCTTCGGGGTGTCCACACTGGAGCGCTGGTATTACGCGGCACGGTCGGCCCCCGACCCGGTGGCGGCACTGCGCAACCAGCGCCGCCCGCATGGCCACTTCACCGCCATGACGCCGGCCGTGATCGCCGCCCTGGTGCAGCAATACCGGGAACATCCGGGCTGGACGGTGCAGTTGCACTTCGACAACCTGTGCGTGGACCTGGCCGACAGCGAGGTCTGCATGCCCTCGTATCCCACGGTGCGGCGCTATCTGAAGGCGCACGGGATGTTCCGCCAGGCGCGGCCGAAGTGTGCAACCGACGGCGCGATCCTCGCCCGCGACCGATTCGCAGCGCTGGAGGTGCGCAGCTACGAGCTGGACCATGTCTGTGCGCTCTGGCACCTGGACTTCCACCACGGTTCGCGCAAGGTACTGACCCGAGAGGGCGCCTGGGTCAAACCGTACCTGCTCGGCATCCTGGATGACCGCTCGCGCTTGATCTGCCACCTGCAGTGGTACCTGGACGAGACGGCGCAGAGCCTCGTCCACGGCCTGTCCCAGGCACTCATGAAGCGCGGGTTGCCGCGTGCCCTGATGACGGACAACGGTGCAGCGATGATCGCCGAGGAAACCGTTGCCGGATTGCAGCGCCTGGGTGTGCTGCACCAGACGACGCTACCGTATTCTCCCTACCAGAACGGGAAGCAAGAGTCCCTTTGGGGGCGTATCGAAGGTCGCCTGATGCCGATGCTGGAGGGACAAACCCCACTCACCCTCGATGTGCTCAACCAGACCACGCAGGCTTGGGCCGAGCAGGAGTATCACCGCACCCGCCACAGTGAACTCGACACCACCCCGCTGAAACGCTATCTGGCCGGGCCGAACGTCAGCCGGGACTGCCCGCCGGTCGCGGCACTGGCCGATGCTTTCCGTGTTGAGGTCACCCGCCGCCAGCGACGCTCCGATGGCACGGTGTCTCTGGAGGGGCAGCGCTTCGAGATCCCCGCCCGCTACCAGCACCTCGACCGGGTGTCGCTGCGCTACGCGCGGTGGGATCGCACCCGCGTCGACTTGGTCGATCCCCGCACCGGCACCGTCCTGTGCCCGGTGCTGCCGCTCGACAAATCCGCCAACGCCAACGCACAACGACGCGTCCGGCCACCTGCGGCACGCGCGCTCACGCCACTGCCACCCTCGGGGATGGCGCCGCTGTTGCGCCAGTTGCTGGCCGACTATGCCGCCACCGGCCTGCCGCCCGCCTACCTGCCCACCCCAGACCCCGAAGAGGACTCCGCATGA
- a CDS encoding Slp family lipoprotein: MRILLLPILLASAALVGCAATPKGIPAPPPDSPHLTEVRGAPERFQGEHVRWGGSIAGVENQEHGTLVEVVSRQLDNRGRPHSGDGSDGRFLAVVEGFLDPAIYTPGRAFTVTGTIDGIATRPVGEHDYDYVRVRTAGHHLWPEPRTDRSYRHPPPYYYDPWYDPWYPYPRGLRRY, from the coding sequence ATGCGCATACTGCTGCTGCCCATTCTGCTGGCTTCGGCGGCACTGGTGGGTTGCGCCGCAACCCCCAAGGGCATACCCGCACCGCCCCCGGACAGCCCGCACCTCACCGAGGTACGGGGTGCCCCTGAGCGCTTCCAGGGAGAACACGTGCGTTGGGGTGGCTCCATCGCCGGGGTGGAAAACCAGGAGCACGGCACTCTGGTTGAGGTGGTCTCCCGCCAACTGGATAACCGTGGGCGACCACACTCAGGGGACGGCAGCGACGGCCGTTTTCTGGCCGTGGTGGAGGGCTTCCTCGATCCTGCCATCTATACGCCCGGGCGCGCCTTCACCGTGACCGGAACAATCGACGGGATCGCCACGCGACCGGTGGGCGAGCACGACTACGACTATGTGCGTGTGCGCACAGCCGGACACCACCTGTGGCCTGAACCACGCACCGACCGATCGTATCGCCATCCCCCCCCGTACTATTACGACCCTTGGTACGACCCCTGGTACCCCTACCCCCGCGGGTTGCGTCGGTACTGA
- the pufB gene encoding light-harvesting antenna LH1, beta subunit, with product MVDEMKGSLSGLNEEEAMEFHGVFMTSMMGFLAVAAVAHVLAWMWRPWGVAW from the coding sequence ATGGTTGACGAAATGAAAGGTTCGCTCTCGGGACTGAACGAAGAAGAGGCCATGGAGTTCCACGGTGTCTTCATGACCAGCATGATGGGTTTCCTGGCGGTTGCCGCTGTGGCCCACGTCCTGGCCTGGATGTGGCGTCCCTGGGGTGTGGCTTGGTAA
- the pufA gene encoding light-harvesting antenna LH1, alpha subunit yields MWRTWLLFDPRRALVALFAFLAVLALLIHFILLSTERFNWMHSASLVDTTEQVAVQETGKSTLA; encoded by the coding sequence ATGTGGCGTACTTGGCTGCTGTTCGATCCGCGCAGAGCGCTGGTTGCCCTGTTTGCGTTCCTGGCCGTGCTGGCTCTTTTGATCCACTTCATCCTGTTGAGCACCGAGCGCTTCAACTGGATGCATAGCGCCTCTCTGGTTGACACGACCGAGCAGGTTGCCGTTCAGGAAACGGGCAAGTCAACCCTGGCCTGA
- the pufB gene encoding light-harvesting antenna LH1, beta subunit gives MVDETKGSLSGLNEEEAMEFHGVFMTSMMGFLAVAAVAHVLAWMWRPWGVAW, from the coding sequence ATGGTTGATGAAACGAAAGGTTCGCTCTCGGGTTTGAACGAAGAAGAGGCCATGGAGTTCCACGGTGTCTTCATGACCAGCATGATGGGTTTCCTGGCGGTTGCCGCTGTGGCCCACGTCCTGGCCTGGATGTGGCGTCCCTGGGGTGTGGCTTGGTAA
- the pufA gene encoding light-harvesting antenna LH1, alpha subunit yields MWRTWLLFDPRRALVALFAFLAVLALLIHFILLSTERFNWMHSASLVDTTEQVAVQETGKSTLA; encoded by the coding sequence ATGTGGCGTACTTGGCTGCTGTTCGATCCGCGCAGAGCGCTGGTTGCCCTGTTTGCATTCCTGGCCGTGCTGGCTCTTTTGATCCACTTCATCCTGTTGAGCACCGAGCGCTTCAACTGGATGCATAGCGCCTCTCTGGTTGACACGACCGAGCAGGTTGCCGTTCAGGAAACGGGCAAGTCAACCCTGGCCTGA
- a CDS encoding PAS domain S-box protein yields MTQEETQSSHALKRAQHAVEQGDFEQAENLLKQGEVSLAELVQTLSVYESELEIQNAELRESQFVTQRLLDNYAAFFGGLPMASLVVDQSGMILEANQEAAKAFRLDVSHLRRKRLCSLVDREHEAIVQAALRQAARDGQARLADVHFSASPAQQDHFPGELHVARLPGRDGRDLEFACALVDLTERMRQEEELRTTHEQLRESERGYRIAAQHSPDWDYWYGADGRYVYVSPGCEDISGYPPEAFLKDPDLMYTLFTPEDAQRWRQHLTEVSHQEGDLSHMALEFAVHRPDGEIRWIEHHCQPVVDDDGTYLGRRGVNRDITDRKLAQSRLEQIFRLYATRTQVNQCINRIDDEGTLLHRTAGILVEQGGLDACAISLRHRGDAQLKKPVVHGLTEEQARGLPLQETWEILRGNPWECLNDRPLLCKDCESPDTPEAWREWAGANGIRTCVHFILFRGDELLGLGSFMGRDKGLFTEDVLQLLRGIVEDTSHALHQMDRERKRRSIETAAQEREAKTLAFTQAIIDSLRSSICVLDHEGTIIAVNRAWDDFSRHHQGAQDPVGRGINYFSLCTAVQGESADEARRVAAGIREVLRGQVPHFEDEYRINGTAFMVLATPLDGGPASGRQLVISHKDISDRKQTEEDLRRAKEEAERASRAKSEFLSNMSHELRTPMNAVLGFAQLLETDPTLDEIQADSVGEILKGGRHLLDLINEVLDLASVEAGRVELSIESIPLRELVRECLMLLTPLADARQIRIDPGHDENWVVLADRIRLKQVLINLLSNAIKYNRDGGDVCLDIRPDFQGWLRISVTDTGKGISPDKLDQLFLPFSRLEGCMEGIEGTGIGLAISRRLIEVMGGEIGVDSRPGEGSTFWLRLPQGVQESVEVTRMEPSSQPASMGDATQTHTVLHIDDNPANLRLVAQILTRRPHLRLLSAPDPGLGLELATAHEPDLILLDINMPELDGYQVLKRLRANSATAAIPVMALTAFATERDVERGISVGFDEYLTKPLDVEHFLSVLDALLNPKKGDRSLLRNKG; encoded by the coding sequence ATGACCCAAGAAGAGACCCAGTCCAGCCATGCCCTGAAACGTGCCCAGCATGCCGTCGAGCAGGGCGATTTCGAACAGGCCGAGAACCTCCTCAAGCAGGGTGAAGTGAGCCTGGCCGAGCTGGTACAGACCCTCAGCGTGTATGAGTCGGAACTGGAGATCCAGAACGCCGAGCTGCGCGAATCCCAGTTTGTCACCCAGCGGTTACTGGATAACTACGCTGCCTTCTTCGGCGGCCTGCCCATGGCATCCCTGGTGGTGGATCAAAGCGGCATGATCCTGGAGGCCAATCAGGAGGCGGCGAAGGCTTTCAGGCTCGACGTGAGCCATCTGCGCCGGAAAAGGCTGTGCAGCCTGGTGGATCGTGAGCACGAGGCCATCGTCCAGGCGGCCCTGCGCCAGGCCGCGCGAGACGGCCAGGCCCGACTGGCAGACGTCCATTTTAGTGCCAGCCCCGCGCAGCAGGATCACTTCCCGGGAGAATTGCACGTGGCACGCCTGCCCGGCCGCGACGGGCGGGACCTGGAATTTGCCTGCGCCCTGGTGGATCTCACCGAGCGGATGCGCCAAGAGGAGGAATTGCGCACCACCCACGAGCAACTGCGCGAGAGCGAACGTGGCTATCGCATTGCCGCACAACACTCACCGGACTGGGATTACTGGTACGGTGCCGATGGCCGCTATGTCTATGTCTCTCCCGGGTGTGAGGACATCAGTGGCTATCCCCCGGAGGCCTTCCTGAAGGATCCGGACCTGATGTACACACTCTTCACCCCGGAGGATGCCCAGCGCTGGCGCCAGCACCTGACGGAGGTGAGCCATCAAGAGGGCGATCTGTCCCACATGGCTCTGGAGTTTGCCGTGCATCGCCCGGATGGCGAGATCCGCTGGATCGAACACCACTGCCAGCCGGTGGTGGACGACGACGGCACCTATCTGGGGCGGCGCGGTGTCAATCGCGACATCACCGACCGCAAGCTGGCCCAATCGCGTCTGGAACAGATCTTTCGGCTGTATGCCACCCGCACCCAGGTGAATCAATGCATCAACCGCATTGATGACGAAGGGACCTTATTGCATCGCACGGCCGGCATCCTCGTGGAACAGGGTGGCCTGGATGCCTGCGCCATCAGCCTGCGCCACCGAGGCGATGCCCAACTGAAAAAACCTGTGGTCCATGGATTGACCGAGGAACAGGCCCGGGGACTGCCTCTGCAAGAGACCTGGGAAATACTGCGTGGCAATCCCTGGGAATGCCTGAACGACCGCCCCTTGCTGTGCAAGGATTGCGAGTCCCCCGATACGCCCGAGGCCTGGCGGGAATGGGCGGGCGCCAACGGCATACGTACCTGCGTCCACTTCATCCTGTTCCGTGGTGATGAGCTATTGGGCCTGGGCAGCTTCATGGGGCGCGACAAGGGCCTGTTCACCGAGGATGTTCTGCAATTGCTGCGGGGCATCGTCGAGGACACCTCCCACGCCCTGCACCAGATGGACCGGGAGCGCAAGCGCCGATCCATCGAAACCGCCGCCCAGGAGCGCGAAGCCAAGACGCTGGCCTTCACTCAGGCCATTATCGACTCGCTGCGCTCCAGCATCTGCGTGCTGGATCACGAGGGCACGATCATCGCCGTGAACCGTGCATGGGATGACTTTAGCCGCCATCACCAAGGTGCCCAGGACCCGGTGGGACGGGGCATCAACTATTTCTCCCTGTGCACTGCGGTTCAGGGTGAGTCAGCGGACGAGGCGCGCCGGGTCGCGGCGGGCATCCGGGAGGTTCTGCGCGGTCAGGTGCCCCATTTCGAGGACGAATACCGAATTAATGGCACAGCCTTCATGGTACTGGCCACCCCTCTGGACGGGGGACCCGCATCCGGTCGGCAGTTAGTGATCAGCCATAAGGACATCAGCGACCGCAAGCAGACAGAGGAAGATCTACGCAGAGCGAAGGAGGAAGCCGAACGGGCCAGCCGGGCCAAATCGGAGTTTCTCTCCAATATGAGCCATGAGCTGCGCACTCCCATGAATGCCGTGCTCGGTTTTGCCCAGTTACTGGAGACTGATCCCACGCTGGATGAGATCCAGGCCGACAGCGTGGGCGAGATCCTCAAGGGCGGTCGTCATCTACTGGACCTGATCAACGAGGTGCTGGATCTGGCCAGCGTGGAGGCTGGCCGGGTGGAACTGTCCATCGAAAGCATCCCCCTGCGGGAACTCGTGCGCGAGTGCCTGATGCTGCTCACTCCCCTGGCCGACGCCCGACAGATCCGCATCGACCCGGGCCACGACGAGAATTGGGTGGTCCTGGCCGACCGGATACGCCTCAAGCAGGTGTTGATCAACCTGCTTTCCAACGCCATCAAGTACAACCGGGACGGCGGTGATGTGTGCCTGGATATCCGCCCGGATTTCCAGGGATGGCTGCGCATCAGCGTCACTGACACCGGCAAGGGCATTTCTCCGGACAAGCTCGATCAGCTCTTTCTGCCCTTCAGCCGGCTGGAGGGGTGCATGGAGGGCATTGAGGGCACGGGGATCGGGCTGGCCATCAGCCGTCGACTGATAGAGGTCATGGGGGGAGAGATTGGCGTGGACAGCCGGCCCGGAGAGGGCAGCACCTTCTGGTTGCGCCTGCCCCAGGGGGTTCAGGAGTCCGTCGAGGTGACCCGCATGGAACCCAGCAGTCAGCCGGCATCCATGGGGGACGCAACCCAGACCCACACCGTGCTGCATATCGACGACAATCCGGCCAACCTGCGTCTGGTGGCGCAGATTCTCACCCGGCGCCCTCATCTGCGCCTGCTCAGCGCCCCCGACCCAGGTCTGGGCCTGGAGCTGGCCACCGCCCACGAGCCGGACCTGATCCTGCTGGATATCAACATGCCCGAACTGGATGGCTATCAGGTGCTCAAGCGGCTGCGCGCCAACTCGGCCACCGCTGCCATACCGGTCATGGCGCTGACGGCCTTCGCCACCGAACGAGACGTGGAGCGCGGCATCAGCGTGGGCTTTGACGAATACCTGACCAAACCCCTGGACGTGGAGCATTTTCTAAGCGTACTGGACGCGCTACTGAACCCCAAAAAAGGGGACAGATCCCTTTTACGGAATAAGGGATAA
- a CDS encoding LysR family transcriptional regulator, with protein MNFTFRQLKAFEAVARHLSYTRASEELHLTQPAVSMQIKQLEEHVGLPLFEQIGKRIHLTDAGRELYHYSCAIAAQLAEVEMVLDEMKGLRRGHLTIAAASTANYFVPRLIAAFCNRHQGVSVTLEVSNREELLNRLAINAMDLAIMGQPPTSEPMAHPFMENPLVIIAPPEHPLANEKDIPLSRLSGECFVMRETGSGTRGAAERFFAEHGVALRAAQQMHSSEAIKQAVGAGMGLGVLSLHTLEMELLLNRLVVLDVEGFPIRRHWYVVYPRGKRFSQVGQAFLDFTLQEAQHVLRVPPMATDQDASQDPNIPT; from the coding sequence ATGAACTTCACCTTCCGCCAACTCAAGGCCTTTGAGGCCGTGGCCCGACATCTGAGCTATACGCGGGCGTCGGAGGAACTCCATCTCACCCAGCCCGCCGTTTCCATGCAGATCAAGCAACTCGAAGAGCACGTGGGCCTGCCGCTGTTCGAACAGATCGGCAAACGCATCCATCTCACCGACGCCGGTCGTGAGCTTTACCACTACAGTTGCGCCATCGCCGCGCAACTGGCAGAGGTGGAGATGGTGCTGGACGAGATGAAGGGTCTGCGTCGCGGCCATCTCACCATCGCGGCGGCCAGCACCGCCAACTACTTCGTACCCCGGCTCATCGCTGCCTTCTGCAATCGTCATCAGGGCGTCTCGGTCACCCTGGAGGTGAGCAACCGGGAGGAACTGCTGAACCGGCTGGCCATCAACGCCATGGATCTGGCCATCATGGGGCAACCCCCCACCTCCGAGCCCATGGCCCACCCCTTCATGGAAAACCCCCTGGTGATCATTGCCCCACCGGAGCATCCCCTGGCCAACGAGAAGGACATCCCACTGAGCCGCCTCTCGGGCGAGTGCTTTGTCATGCGCGAGACAGGCTCGGGAACCCGGGGCGCCGCCGAACGCTTCTTTGCGGAGCACGGCGTGGCCTTGCGCGCGGCACAGCAGATGCACAGCAGTGAGGCCATCAAGCAGGCCGTGGGGGCAGGCATGGGCCTGGGCGTATTATCCCTGCATACCCTGGAGATGGAACTGCTGTTGAACCGGCTGGTGGTGCTGGATGTGGAAGGCTTCCCCATTCGGCGGCACTGGTACGTGGTTTACCCACGTGGCAAACGCTTCTCGCAAGTGGGACAAGCCTTCCTGGATTTCACCCTGCAGGAAGCGCAACACGTGCTCAGGGTGCCGCCTATGGCGACCGACCAGGATGCCTCTCAAGACCCGAATATACCGACCTGA
- the motB gene encoding flagellar motor protein MotB, with product MAAEDKKQPIVIKRVVKKAGHHGGAWKIAFADFAVAMMAFFLLLWILGMTDERQKAAISEYFQNPSAAMGISPTPPHPTEGDGASPSIIDFEGAIDMERAEEMAREQDEERLESLMEVLEEALDKSQALEPFKDQLLLDITPEGLRIQIVDRENRPMFDLGSDRLLNYSQAILGELGAIINAVPNRVTITGHTDARPFPSADYTNWELSTDRANAARRALVAGGMEGDKVGRVMGLGSTVLFNREDPEDPINRRISIIVMNKEAEDAMYETTAVEYDGGETIPF from the coding sequence ATGGCGGCCGAAGACAAGAAGCAACCCATCGTCATCAAGCGGGTGGTCAAGAAGGCAGGCCACCATGGTGGCGCCTGGAAGATTGCCTTTGCCGACTTTGCCGTCGCCATGATGGCGTTTTTCCTGTTGCTCTGGATCCTGGGAATGACGGATGAACGGCAAAAGGCCGCCATTTCGGAATATTTCCAGAACCCTTCGGCTGCCATGGGCATCAGCCCCACGCCACCCCATCCCACCGAGGGTGACGGCGCTTCTCCATCCATCATCGACTTTGAAGGGGCCATCGACATGGAGCGTGCCGAAGAGATGGCACGCGAACAGGACGAAGAGCGTCTGGAATCGTTGATGGAAGTACTGGAAGAAGCACTGGACAAAAGCCAGGCCCTGGAGCCCTTCAAGGACCAGCTATTACTGGACATCACACCCGAAGGTCTGCGGATACAGATCGTGGATCGCGAAAACCGCCCCATGTTTGATCTTGGCAGCGATCGGCTTCTCAATTACTCCCAGGCAATCCTTGGCGAATTGGGTGCCATCATCAACGCAGTGCCCAATCGCGTCACCATCACCGGGCATACCGACGCCCGCCCCTTCCCCAGTGCCGACTACACTAACTGGGAGTTGTCCACCGACCGGGCCAATGCGGCACGGCGTGCACTCGTGGCGGGCGGCATGGAAGGCGACAAGGTGGGACGCGTCATGGGCCTGGGTTCCACCGTGCTGTTCAACAGGGAGGACCCCGAGGACCCCATCAACAGGCGCATCAGCATCATCGTGATGAACAAGGAAGCAGAAGATGCCATGTACGAGACCACGGCAGTGGAATACGACGGTGGCGAAACGATCCCCTTCTGA
- the motA gene encoding flagellar motor stator protein MotA: MNLILGSIIVTVAVLGGWAAHGGQLILIWQPYEFVIICGAALGAFIIANPMKTIIQVFKAIPRLMGGSTYKKDDYLQLLGLMYEMFSKARKEGLMSIEADIEEPESSPLFEKYPRIAKNHHAVEFICDYMRLVVSGAMNPFELDNLMDIDLETHHEEAAEPSHAVARVADGLPAFGIVAAVLGIVNTMSALDGPIDKIGGLVAAALVGTFTGILLAYGFVGPMSSALERRAEEEAKFFACLKACILANVQGYSPQVAVEFGRKAMASDLRPSFAELESHLRGAKE; encoded by the coding sequence GTGAATCTGATCCTTGGTTCAATCATCGTTACTGTTGCCGTATTAGGTGGCTGGGCGGCGCACGGCGGGCAGCTGATCCTCATCTGGCAGCCATACGAGTTTGTCATCATCTGTGGGGCGGCGCTGGGCGCCTTCATCATTGCCAACCCGATGAAGACCATCATCCAGGTGTTCAAGGCCATACCCAGACTCATGGGCGGTTCCACCTACAAGAAGGACGACTATCTGCAACTGCTCGGCCTGATGTACGAGATGTTTTCCAAGGCCCGCAAGGAAGGCTTGATGTCCATCGAGGCAGACATTGAGGAACCCGAGAGCAGCCCGCTGTTCGAAAAGTATCCCCGAATTGCGAAGAACCATCACGCGGTGGAATTCATCTGCGATTACATGCGTCTGGTGGTGAGCGGCGCCATGAACCCGTTCGAACTGGACAACCTCATGGACATCGACCTGGAAACCCACCATGAGGAAGCGGCGGAGCCCTCCCATGCGGTGGCCCGGGTTGCCGATGGCCTGCCGGCCTTTGGTATCGTGGCGGCGGTGCTCGGCATCGTGAACACCATGAGCGCCCTGGACGGACCCATTGACAAGATTGGCGGACTCGTCGCGGCCGCCCTGGTGGGGACCTTCACCGGTATCCTGCTTGCCTATGGTTTTGTCGGCCCCATGAGCTCTGCCCTTGAGCGCCGGGCCGAGGAGGAAGCCAAGTTCTTCGCCTGCCTCAAGGCCTGCATCCTCGCCAATGTCCAGGGTTACAGCCCTCAGGTGGCGGTGGAATTCGGCCGCAAGGCCATGGCATCCGACCTGCGCCCAAGCTTCGCGGAACTGGAATCCCACCTGCGCGGCGCCAAGGAGTAA